A portion of the Daphnia magna isolate NIES linkage group LG4, ASM2063170v1.1, whole genome shotgun sequence genome contains these proteins:
- the LOC116921113 gene encoding uncharacterized protein LOC116921113, with the protein MDLYAIHKSFLDMQSDFGRSSDSSSDVQQSRNREEMARLSKLINMAIFKGIVPSNRQTTYDINYDSSDSEEDIMTPVQQLMPNMNNQQQHQRPSSTEFNPSLLLPFGIRGASNQNNLNSANHSGSSRVTLADQFTWGAVVCAGVFVVVFICVMAAWWVHKKQQARVNRRTAQREARRQMAEGAPYCIENDLHGPGNVPVGDIQRPPSYFEVIGFFDPPPSYNDISGGECSSQQQSEPNQQAYDNVVVVTMDELPPPFVEGDYIKTGEKIVADDSITETSAISSLPPNTAVTVIPGHEGHQDGSDS; encoded by the exons ATGGATTTGTACGCAATCCACAAGTCATTCCTGGACATGCAATCGGATTTCGGTAGGAGCTCAGACAGTTCGTCTGACGTCCAGCAATCGAGAAATCGAGAAGAAATGGCACGTTTGAGCAAGCTTATCAACATGGCCATTTTCAAAGGCATTGTGCCATCCAATCGTCAAACGACGTACGATATCAATTACGACAGCAGCGATTCTGAAGAGGATATTATGACGCCCGTGCAACAGCTCATGCCTAATATGAACAATCAGCAACAACATCAGCGACCGAGCAGCACAGAATTCAATCCTAGTTTACTTTTACCTTTTGGCATTCGCGGTGCATCCAACCAGAACAATTTAAATTCGGCCAATCATTCCGGCTCGTCTAGAGTCACCTTGGCTGATCAATTTAC GTGGGGAGCTGTTGTATGCGCTGGAGTTTTTGTGGTAGTTTTCATTTGTGTTATGGCAGCCTGGTGGGTTCACAAG AAACAACAGGCCCGTGTCAATCGGCGAACGGCACAGAGAGAAGCCCGAAGGCAAATGGCCGAAGGAGCTCCTTACTGCATTGAGAATGACTTGCATGGCCCTGGCAATGTCCCAGTCGGTGACATTCAACGGCCGCCTTCATACTTTGAAGTGATTGGGTTCTTTGATCCGCCTCCTTCCTATAATGATATATCGGGTGGAGAGTGCAGTAGCCAGCAGCAATCGGAACCTAATCAGCAG GCTTACgataatgttgttgttgtgacaATGGATGAGCTTCCTCCGCCGTTCGTGGAAGGAGACTACATCAAAACGGGGGAAAAGATTGTCGCCGACGACTCGATTACTGAAACGAGTGCCATAAGTAGTCTCCCCCCAAACACTGCTGTTACTGTGATACCTGGGCATGAAGGACATCAAGACGGATCAGATTCTTAA
- the LOC116921116 gene encoding uncharacterized protein LOC116921116 yields the protein MQNNETRKEDLLKELASDYANYLVVDSSTEWSKLQSVIENLASNVDEFSSLLESINVDTSLCVDSLLPHIVAHFEHVKKTFHQIDKLETAVKVVEKSVTSMEAELSTAETYLESESMFKTVFKPFLKPANPPSSVPPVYKPVNIFKTETLWETESDTTSG from the exons atgcaaaataaCGAAACTCGAAAGGAAGATCTGTTGAAGGAATTAGCATCTGATTACGCCAATTATTTGGTCGTGGATTCGTCTACTGAG TGGTCGAAACTGCAATCAGTCATTGAAAACCTAGCCTCAAATGTCGATGAATTTTCCTCGCTGTTGGAAAGC ATAAATGTGGACACTAGCCTCTGCGTGGATAGTTTACTTCCTCACATTGTAGCTCATTTCGAACATGTTAAGAAAACGTTCCACCAAATCGATAAACTCGAAACTGCAGTCAAGGTGGTTGAAAAAAGTGTCACCTCCATGGAGGCAGAACTCAGCACGGCAGAAACCTATCTAGAATCTGAGAGCATGTTCAAAACAGTATTCAAGCCATTCCTG AAACCTGCCAATCCCCCAAGTTCTGTGCCTCCAGTCTACAAGCCagtcaacattttcaaaacaGAGACTTTGTGGGAAACTGAATCTGATACTACTTCAGGATAA
- the LOC116921112 gene encoding zwei Ig domain protein zig-8 translates to MWPSSLTVSLLMLILQCACQPTENETTQLVGVVEDEGQQPDIMDQHQEFESSQTMRIKANAVERPSITTSSTIITATAKNVTVAHGKTALLTCKIGVGLLMDNRTQVAWIRYADLQLLTVGNQTYTADRRFSAGISGNGDAWSLQISHVQFRDEGGYECQIGGTPRVSHYIHLSVVEPTTVILGGSEMHIDIGSTINLTCLIQHTPEPPDYVFWTHNQQTVNYDSKRGGISVMVERGATTLSSLLIQKAARRDSGVYVCSPSSAPAAQASIHILEGERPAAMYSVGSTLERRPPIRLMMLVFIAMYLTSARQRPF, encoded by the exons ATGTGGCCGTCATCTTTGACCGTGTCTCTGCTGATGCTCATCTTGCAGTGCGCGTGCCAACCGACtg AAAACGAGACGACGCAATTGGTTGGTGTAGTGGAAGATGAAGGCCAGCAGCCAGACATAATGGATCAACATCAAGAATTCGAATCATCACAGACTATGAGAATCAAAGCGAATGCGGTTGAACGGCCGTCCATCACGACCAGTTCAACAATCATCACGGCGACGGCTAAAAACGTGACCGTCGCTCACGGCAAAACGGCCCTTTTGACGTGCAAGATAGGCGTAGGCCTATTGATGGACAATCGAACG CAAGTGGCGTGGATCCGGTACGCTGATCTGCAGTTGCTGACAGTCGGCAATCAAACGTACACGGCCGATCGACGTTTCAGCGCGGGTATCAGTGGGAATGGCGACGCCTGGTCGCTTCAAATCAG CCACGTCCAGTTTCGAGATGAAGGGGGATACGAGTGCCAAATTGGAGGGACGCCACGTGTCAGCCATTACATCCACCTCTCTGTCGTCG AACCGACGACAGTCATTCTAGGTGGTTCAGAGATGCACATTGATATTGGCAGCACAATTAATTTGACTTGCCTCATCCAGCATACTCCCGAACCTCCTGATTACGTTTTCTGGACTCACAACCAgcaa ACGGTCAATTACGATTCGAAACGGGGCGGAATCAGCGTGATGGTCGAACGCGGGGCAACGACGCTCAGCTCTCTACTCATTCAAAAAGCAGCACGCAGAG ATTCAGGTGTCTATGTTTGTTCACCGTCGTCAGCACCGGCAGCCCAGGCCTCCATTCACATTTTAGAAG gTGAACGACCGGCTGCCATGTACAGTGTGGGATCGACGCTGGAGCGACGGCCACCCATTCGTTTGATGATGCTCGTGTTTATCGCGATGTACCTGACGAGCGCACGTCAGCGGCCATTCTAG
- the LOC123471042 gene encoding uncharacterized protein LOC123471042, whose product MNNSKPIKKTSPATQLASRITIALIAVLIYIVLMAVTGSAVYAIHGRPAATTDVQGVKPGAGVCPQAICPAIPACQEAFWMECEPKPTAPPCFTTLAPYCQASCQADHICLCPTASPCPTVRPTPAPPSIDVFLTSRRHTKSVSQWLNFYPPFSKNRLTVVTTLLDEALEPWALAGYLHRCADSPQHPRHETTCGFCGDRYAYVDCVMSSNLIEETSGMAAVDQTWVNQPEFTAMRGQLPNIVYHMRDPHHFEDILNAIGRAVNSFTVRTDAGKSCRVCTDFSKRVYDKCFSEADKRYPL is encoded by the coding sequence ATGAACAATTCAAAGCCAATCAAAAAGACGAGCCCAGCAACGCAATTGGCCAGTCGAATAACGATCGCTTTAATCGCCGTGCTCATTTACATCGTTTTAATGGCAGTCACTGGCAGCGCTGTCTATGCTATTCACGGCCGACCCGCCGCCACTACCGACGTGCAAGGCGTGAAACCTGGGGCCGGTGTTTGCCCGCAGGCGATTTGTCCAGCCATCCCTGCGTGTCAGGAAGCTTTCTGGATGGAATGCGAACCGAAACCGACGGCCCCGCCCTGTTTCACGACCTTGGCTCCTTATTGCCAGGCTTCGTGTCAAGCGGATCACATTTGCTTGTGCCCGACGGCCAGTCCGTGTCCCACCGTCCGACCTACACCAGCGCCACCTTCCATCGACGTCTTCCTCACATCGAGACGGCACACGAAGAGCGTCTCGCAATGGCTCAATTTTTACCCGCCATTTTCGAAGAATCGGCTGACCGTCGTCACCACCTTACTGGACGAAGCGCTGGAACCGTGGGCGTTGGCCGGCTACCTGCACAGGTGTGCGGACAGCCCGCAGCACCCGAGACACGAGACGACGTGCGGCTTCTGCGGCGATCGGTACGCCTACGTCGATTGCGTCATGTCGAGCAATTTGATTGAGGAAACGAGCGGAATGGCGGCCGTCGATCAGACGTGGGTCAATCAACCGGAGTTTACGGCCATGAGGGGCCAGCTGCCCAACATCGTCTACCACATGCGGGATCCCCATCATTTCGAGGACATCCTGAACGCCATCGGGCGAGCCGTTAATTCTTTCACGGTCAGGACCGACGCGGGAAAGTCGTGCCGAGTCTGCACGGATTTCAGTAAACGCGTTTACGACAAGTGTTTCTCCGAGGCCGATAAGAGATACCCTCTGTGA
- the LOC116920739 gene encoding uncharacterized protein LOC116920739 has protein sequence MFGSFHSVAMLCVSLMLAFTSAAASPTPLLISQPYYSFFYFPYGRYDTAVFPQSLWNPDSNAETLRTESSEIEGRTPVRKVFTDHSSGGNFASEMEGRLSASLRNAISNFPASISSPLSSFFNNPGLLGLLDGTPCTSPNAEAGICTNSRLCSSYGGRSSGSCSSFGSVCCINTVTRCGATVTLNNTYWQAPTTLSAESTCSLSIQLNPTLAEQRRNPICQVRLDFEAFSIAGPNTQTVCATDNFRVSGTANRIPIICGQNVGQHMYLIAPSSTADIQLIFTLGTGTAQDRSWKIRTSLLACSSTSLLAPEDCLQYFTQSSGTVRSFNWREVSPSAAAPRQLANQDYNICFRTEQIINTNSFPRVASSICYTPCVITTTAVPPQMPPLAFSLTADSSASFLPAGAGAGTNFNQCANTDYLVIHGAVDSTMPTSFNDRFCGNNLNPASQTTSVTLCSTAKPFNIFYRTDGSESNTEFANNGFCLRYEQRAS, from the exons ATGTTCGGTTCGTTTCATTCCGTCGCCATGTTGTGCGTCTCGTTGATGTTGGCATTCACGTCCGCCGCTGCCAGCCCGACACCTTTGCTAATCAGCCAACCTTATTACAGTTTTTTCTACTTCCCTTATGGCCGTTACGACACCGCAG TTTTCCCGCAGAGTTTATGGAACCCGGATTCGAATGCTGAAACTTTGCGAACGG AATCGAGCGAAATCGAAGGTCGAACTCCCGTGCGCAAAGTTTTCACCGACCATTCGAGCGGCGGCAATTTCGCCTCAG AAATGGAGGGACGTTTGAGCGCGTCGCTTAGAAACGCCATTTCCAATTTCCCGGCGTCCATCTCTTCGCCGCTGTCGTCTTTCTTCAACAATCCTGGACTTTTGGGCCTACTGGACGGCACGCCCTGCACATCACCCAACGCCGAGGCCGGCATTTGTACCAATTCGAGGCTTTGTTCCAGCTACGGCGGACGATCGAGCGGGTCGTGCAGTTCGTTCGGCAGCGTCTGTTGCATCA ACACCGTGACCCGTTGCGGAGCTACTGTCACGCTCAACAATACGTACTGGCAGGCACCGACGACGCTGAGCGCCGAATCGACGTGTTCCCTTTCGATTCAACTGAACCCGACATTGGCCGAACAGAGGAGAAATCCTATCTGTCAAGTCCG ATTGGATTTCGAAGCGTTTTCTATCGCTGGACCGAACACGCAGACCGTCTGCGCTACGGACAACTTCCGCGTGAGCGGAACAGCAAATAGAATTCCGATTATTTGCGGTCAGAATGTCGGACAGCACA TGTATTTGATTGCTCCTTCATCGACGGCCGATATCCAATTGATTTTCACGCTGGGAACGGGCACGGCTCAAGATCGTAGCTGGAAAATTAGGACCAGTTTATTAGCGTGCAGCTCTACGTCCCTATTGG CTCCGGAAGATTGCCTCCAATATTTCACGCAAAGCAGCGGCACGGTCAGATCGTTTAATTGGCGTGAAGTGTCACCGTCCGCAGCAGCGCCACGTCAATTAGCCAATCAGGATTACAACATTTGTTTCAGGACCGAACAAATCATCAACACCAATTCGTTCCCAAGG GTAGCGTCTTCCATTTGTTACACACCTTGCGTCATTACGACGACGGCTGTCCCGCCTCAAATGCCGCCGTTGGCATTCAGTTTGACGGCCGATTCTTCGGCTTCTTTCCTTCCGGCCGGGGCGGGCGCTGGAACGAATTTCAATCAGTGCGCCAACACGGACTATCTCGTCATTCACGGAGCTGTTGATTCAACGATGCCGACCAGTTTCAACGATCGATTTTGCGGGAATAATTTGAATCCAGCGTCTCAGACCACGTCGGTCACCCTCTGCT CAACGGCCAAGCCGTTCAACATTTTCTACCGGACGGATGGATCGGAAAGCAATACGGAATTCGCCAACAATGGATTCTGCCTTCGATACGAGCAGAGAGCATCGTAA
- the LOC116920795 gene encoding neurofilament heavy polypeptide: MAKMSFVLIALCALASLAIAEPYGAMPPPAMYPPPAKYEAPTPAPTPAPTKYEAPTPAPTPAPTKYEAPTPAPTPAPAKYEAPTPAPTPAPAKYEAYTPAPTPAPAKYEAKMEGKPSMKMDYKKAEQPPKKMEYGGKRYRRSVEMLDMDPELFEEETADAKRKWLSMKERDAAASAKRKYWTEEDMDELMHAAIKGKWGSPEDMDAFASPKRKWGRDEQLMDAALKRKWGSPEDMDELMEDPKRKAYGYGYRYTEADELMDAIRMRMLRPTYRRGDGGCYWRAGRRRCM; encoded by the exons ATGGCGAAG ATGTCGTTCGTTTTGATCGCCTTGTGCGCATTGGCTTCACTGGCCATCGCTGAGCCGTACGGTGCTATGCCTCCACCGGCCATGTATCCTCCTCCAGCCAAATACGAAGCTCCTACACCGGCTCCTACCCCAGCTCCAACCAAGTATGAAGCTCCTACCCCGGCTCCTACCCCAGCTCCAACCAAGTATGAAGCTCCTACACCGGCTCCTACCCCAGCCCCAGCAAAATACGAAGCTCCTACACCGGCTCCTACCCCAGCCCCAGCCAAATACGAAGCTTATACACCGGCTCCTACCCCAGCCCCAGCCAAATACGAAGCAAAGATGGAAGGGAAACCCAGCATGAAAATGGATTACAAGAAGGCGGAACAACCCCCCAAAAAGATGGAATACGGTGGCAAGAGGTACAGGCGATCCGTCGAGATGCTGGACATGGATCCGGAGCTGTTCGAGGAAGAAACAGCCGACGCCAAACGCAAATGGTTGTCGATGAAAGAGCGCGACGCTGCGGCATCCGCTAAACGCAAATACTGGACTGAGGAGGACATGGATGAACTGATGCACGCGGCCATCAAAGGCAAATGGGGTTCGCCGGAAGACATGGATGCCTTTGCAAGTCCCAAACGCAAGTGGGGGCGTGACGAGCAATTGATGGATGCAGCCCTTAAACGAAAATGGGGGTCGCCGGAAGACATGGATGAACTGATGGAAGACCCTAAACGTAAAGCCTACGGTTATGGTTACCGTTACACTGAAGCCGATGAACTGATGGATGCCATCCGGATGAGAATGCTTCGTCCAACGTATCGCAGAGGAGACGGCGGTTGCTACTGGCGCGCTGGAAGGAGGCGTTGCATGTAA
- the LOC116920821 gene encoding uncharacterized protein LOC116920821, whose product MAKVSFISIVLCALASLSVSFAEPSTYGAMPPPAMYPPPAKYEAPPPAPTPAPAKYEAPAPAPVKYEAPAPAPVKYEAPAPVKYEAPAPVKYEEKKEKYPMKTEYKKMEYGGKKYRRSVAGDEKEEAKNDVKQDVTASAKRVQRLRDAVMKDIVSDPIWGLRFGFRRYPYFGLGYRRFPYYGLGYRRFGYRRFWDGEQDSAAQTSSHFDMENDDHLAESDAVSTPKRNWLTEDDLDEMMDAAPQGRWWAPQEMDEMMDAAPKRKWRSPEEFDDLMDPIAMGTRCIWMGGRLIC is encoded by the exons ATGGCAAAG GTGTCTTTCATTTCGATCGTCCTGTGCGCATTGGCTTCATTGAGCGTTTCGTTCGCTGAGCCGAGCACGTACGGTGCTATGCCTCCACCTGCCATGTATCCTCCTCCGGCCAAATACGAAGCTCCTCCACCAGCTCCTACTCCAGCCCCAGCTAAATACGAAGCTCCAGCCCCAGCCCCGGTCAAGTACGAAGCTCCAGCCCCAGCCCCGGTCAAGTACGAAGCTCCAGCCCCGGTCAAGTACGAAGCTCCAGCCCCGGTCAAGTACgaagagaagaaagagaaatatcCGATGAAAACGGAATACAAGAAGATGGAATACGGTGGCAAGAAGTACAGACGTTCAGTTGCCGGAGACGAGAAAGAAGAAGCGAAGAACGACGTCAAACAAGATGTGACGGCATCAGCGAAAAGAGTTCAACGTCTGAGAGATGCCGTCATGAAGGACATCGTTTCCGATCCGATTTGGGGTCTGCGTTTCGGCTTTCGTCGCTATCCTTATTTCGGATTGGGTTACCGTCGATTTCCCTATTACGGATTGGGTTATCGCCGTTTTGGCTATCGTCGTTTCTGGGATGGCGAACAGGATTCCGCCGCACAGACCTCTAGCCATTTCGATATGGAGAACGATGACCATCTAGCGGAAAGCGACGCCGTTTCAACTCCTAAACGTAATTGGTTGACTGAGGATGACCTGGACGAAATGATGGACGCAGCTCCTCAAGGCCGGTGGTGGGCACCGCAGGAAATGGACGAAATGATGGACGCTGCTCCTAAACGAAAATGGCGGTCTCCGGAAGAGTTTGACGATCTGATGGATCCAATCGCGATGGGCACCCGTTGCATCTGGATGGGTGGTCGTCTTATTTGTTAA
- the LOC116920794 gene encoding uncharacterized protein LOC116920794 yields the protein MIEGPFLFAILCGLASISWAEPTNYEAAAKYEMPAPTAAPYADKKEEYATKPEPKKEEYPMRKEYKKMEQPTQKYKRSIEDAEESGDGALKWRRAPGDALTESDPIWGFRYRPYPYFGYGYRPFGYGRYWDNDDQSTTNDVDDSDVDDAEEQAEPIKFCVGKFCVGSKRRDYARDPFKACYRTKSGRQICVGSDGQEMDPLRACYTSKSGRRICVANDEMDPIRVCYTSRSGRRICVGNDGQEMDPRGRCWRTARGQLRCRGGQAMDPLCIKGPFGLKLCT from the exons ATGATAGAG GGTCCCTTCTTGTTTGCCATCCTGTGCGGATTGGCTTCAATCAGCTGGGCTGAACCGACCAATTACGAAGCGGCTGCCAAGTACGAAATGCCAGCACCGACTGCGGCTCCTTACGCagacaagaaagaagaatacGCAACGAAACCAGagccgaaaaaagaagaataccCCATGAGAAAGGAATACAAGAAAATGGAACAACCCACCCAGAAATACAAACGTTCCATCGAAGACGCTGAAGAATCGGGAGATGGCGCTCTAAAATGGAGACGCGCTCCAGGAGATGCTTTAACGGAATCCGATCCTATTTGGGGCTTCAGATATCGTCCCTACCCCTATTTCGGCTATGGTTATCGTCCATTTGGTTACGGTCGTTACTGGGACAACGACGACCAATCAACCACCAATGATGTCGATGATTCGGATGTCGACGACGCTGAAGAACAAGCCGAGCCGATTAAATTCTGCGTTGGGAAATTCTGTGTCGGATCAAAACGCAGAGATTACGCAAGGGATCCATTCAAGGCATGTTACAGAACGAAATCCGGACGCCAGATTTGCGTTGGTAGCGACGGACAAGAAATGGATCCACTCCGCGCCTGTTACACCTCGAAATCAGGTAGAAGAATCTGCGTGGCAAACGACGAGATGGATCCAATCCGGGTGTGCTACACATCGAGATCCGGCCGAAGAATTTGCGTCGGTAACGACGGCCAAGAAATGGACCCGAGGGGGCGTTGTTGGCGGACAGCAAGGGGACAACTACGATGCCGTGGAGGCCAGGCCATGGATCCCCTATGTATAAAAGGCCCATTTGGTCTCAAACTTTGCACGTAA
- the LOC116920707 gene encoding uncharacterized protein LOC116920707, whose protein sequence is MKVVLFLTALFAFGLVVDVMSMTTEDDETAGDEFNHGFSMADGIDEADFEKDAEMDDELERMADPLRVRVRIRRPFYTPPVLGFGGYAGLGGYAGLGGLGLSGGFGLGFDDVEDNNVRDDERSLDADDDQESSTDDDENIQRMADRLIRIAIRTGRPFPYRRFNRFERLRLKRPLLDHQQDDLPEEDEDSMTEDEPLHFADDRMEDAMKFRRFKSRVRPQLDTKRMRLAMMRAEMARLRGRYPPLASRRFTFKGKCLCTCP, encoded by the exons ATGAAG GTTGTTCTCTTTTTAACCGCTTTATTCGCCTTCGGTTTGGTTGTCGACGTGATGTCGATGACGACCGAAGATGACGAAACAGCTGGCGATGAATTCAATCATGGATTCTCCATGGCCGATGGAATTGACGAAGCCGATTTTGAAAAGGATGCGGAGATGGATGACGAACTGGAAAGAATGGCCGATCCTCTGCGAGTCCGCGTTCGTATTCGACGTCCATTTTACACACCGCCTGTTCTTGGATTCGGTGGATATGCTGGACTTGGTGGATACGCAGGGCTCGGAGGACTCGGTCTGTCCGGCGGATTCGGACTGGGTTTCGACGATGTCGAAGACAACAACGTCCGTGATGATGAAAGATCTTTAGATGCTGATGACGATCAAGAGAGTTCCACTGACGACGATGAAAATATCCAGCGGATGGCCGATCGACTCATCCGCATTGCAATCAGAACAGGACGGCCGTTTCCCTATCGTAGATTTAATCGATTCGAAAGGCTTCGATTGAAACGGCCACTTTTGGATCATCAGCAAGACGATCTACCAGAAGAAGATGAGGATTCCATGACTGAGGATGAACCTTTACACTTCGCGGATGATCGAATGGAAGATGCGATGAAATTCCGCCGATTCAAATCCCGCGTGAGGCCACAATTGGACACGAAACGAATGAGATTGGCGATGATGCGAGCAGAAATGGCCCGTCTTCGTGGCCGCTACCCGCCGCTTGCCAGTCGTCGGTTCACCTTCAAAGGAAAATGTTTGTGTACATGTCCTTAA
- the LOC116920087 gene encoding protein FAM98B, whose translation MKVPFILAVLCGMFLAVTALTFEDERTNRMDDFDDGFTDMSSDELEDMMLDKRWKWSQYGRRRQDAEEEDDMMDEPMSDEFQDMLQSFDPAYDGGRGRGRAGGWRRGGGGWGRGRGGGGRRGGGWRRGGGGWRRGGGDAEEDQDVLEDDMEEPLSDELDEMMFDPQGWRGRGGWGGRGGWGGWGGRGGWGGRGGWGGRGGWGGWGGRGGWGGGWGRGRF comes from the exons ATGAAG GTTCCCTTTATTCTGGCCGTCTTGTGCGGAATGTTTCTGGCCGTGACGGCACTGACGTTCGAAGATGAACGTACCAACCGCATGGATGATTTTGACGATGGATTCACGGACATGTCATCCGACGAATTGGAAGACATGATGCTGGACAAACGCTGGAAATGGTCACAATACGGAAGGCGTCGTCAAGACGCCGAAGAAGAGGACGACATGATGGACGAGCCGATGTCTGATGAATTTCAAGACATGTTGCAATCATTTGATCCTGCATACGATGGTGGACGTGGCCGCGGACGTGCTGGAGGCTGGAGAAGAGGCGGCGGGGGCTGGGGAAGAGGTCGTGGAGGCGGAGGAAGACGCGGCGGAGGCTGGAGAAGAGGCGGTGGTGGGTGGAGAAGAGGCGGAGGAGATGCCGAAGAAGATCAAGATGTCCTGGAAGATGACATGGAAGAGCCTCTCTCCGACGAATTAGACGAAATGATGTTTGATCCTCAAGGTTGGAGAGGCCGAGGTGGATGGGGCGGTCGAGGTGGTTGGGGTGGATGGGGTGGTCGTGGTGGTTGGGGAGGTCGTGGTGGTTGGGGTGGTCGTGGGGGTTGGGGTGGATGGGGTGGTCGAGGGGGTTGGGGTGGTGGATGGGGTCGTGGACGTTTCTGA